A stretch of DNA from Bacteroidales bacterium:
AATTATAAACCTATAATTCATTTTTATTCTTGTAAAACGTACATGATAAGTTTGATCGGACCAATAAATCAATTAAAAATATACAGATGAACATTCTTGTTACCGGGGCCAACGGACAACTGGGCAGCGAATTAAAAGACCTTCAGAAGACAGGGGTGTATGCTGATTTCCGTTTTCGCTTCACCGATGTGGAGGATCTGGACATTACCAATAAAAAGGCGTTGGAAGACTTCATCCGGAAGCATCGTTTTGATGCGGTCATCAATTGTGCAGCTTTTACAGATGTCGACGGTGCCGAAGAAAACCGGGAAGCAGCTTTCCTGATTAACGACAAAGCAGTGAATTACCTGGCAGAAACAGCCTCAGAAAACCATATCCAACTGATTCACATTTCTACCGATTATGTATTTGACGGCCGGCATTACCTGCCTTATAAAGAAACCGACGATCCATCGCCTCAAAGCATTTACGGTAAAAGCAAACAAGCCGGCGAAAAAGCGATATTGGAGCGTGATGCCGGCATCATCATCCGAACGGCCTGGCTATATTCTCCGTACGGCAAAAATTTTGTCAAAACCATCTCCCGCTTATCAAAAGAAAGAGATGAGCTGAAGGTCATTTACGATCAGGTGGGGAATCCTACTTATGCAGGGGATCTGGCCGAAAGCATATTAAAAATACTGGAAAAACAAAAAAATTCATTCAAAAGCGGTATCTATCATTTCGCCAATGAAGGCGTATGCAGTTGGTATGACCTGGCCATGGAGATCATTGAGCAGGAAAAAAC
This window harbors:
- the rfbD gene encoding dTDP-4-dehydrorhamnose reductase, which gives rise to MNILVTGANGQLGSELKDLQKTGVYADFRFRFTDVEDLDITNKKALEDFIRKHRFDAVINCAAFTDVDGAEENREAAFLINDKAVNYLAETASENHIQLIHISTDYVFDGRHYLPYKETDDPSPQSIYGKSKQAGEKAILERDAGIIIRTAWLYSPYGKNFVKTISRLSKERDELKVIYDQVGNPTYAGDLAESILKILEKQKNSFKSGIYHFANEGVCSWYDLAMEIIEQEKTSCTIHPIESKDWPTIAQRPHYSVFNKAKIKNDFGITIPYWKES